The DNA segment CGATCGTACTTGAGATGCTGTCCGACTTTTTTATATTGTGCCGATTCGAGCCACGGCTTGAGACGCAACAAAACGTCGCTCAACGGCAATTGATCCGGCACCCCGGCATAACTGTGACCGATGGGCAGATAGGCCGCGACGGCCGGCTCTACACAAAACGAAATACCCACCAGTTTTGCCTGCATCGGGTCAAGGTTGGTGGTTTCCGTGTCGAGCGCAGTGAGTTCGGCGGCATCAATGATCTTCAGCCATTTGTCGAACTGTTCCCAGGTGAAGAGCGTTTCATAGCCACTGCGATCGGGCTGAACGATAGTCGCCGGTTGAGAGTCGAGAGTCGGGTACGAGCCCTTAACGGCAGGCGCTGCGCTTCTCTCGGACACCGGTTTGAGACCGCCATTGCCCTGGATTTCCCGCAACCAGCTTTTGAATTCGAGTCTGGTGAACAACTCGGTCAACGCCGTATTGTCATGCGGCTGCGGCAGCAGTTCCCGCACCTTGAGCAGCAGCGGCAGCTCGCAGGCAACGGTGACGAGCTTCTTGCCCAGCGGCAAAAAATCGAGGTGCCGGCGCAAGTTTTCGCCGACGGCACCCTTGATATCGGCAGCACGTTCGATGATGCCGTCGAGTGAGCCGTATTCATTCAGCCATTTCACCGCCGTCTTCGGCCCGACCTTGGCTACGCCGGGTACGCCATCGATGGCATCGCCGACCAGCGCCAGGTAATCGACAATGCGAGCAGGCGGCACGCCAAACTTCGCCAGCACGCCGGCTTCGTCGAGCGTTTCGTTGCTCATGGTATTCACCAGCCGCACGTGCGGATTGACCAGTTGCGCCAGGTCCTTGTCACCGGTCGAGACGATGCAATCGATGCCCTGCGCCGAGGCTTCGCGCGTCAGCGTGCCGATCACATCGTCGGCCTCGACGCCGTCGATCATCAGCAGCGGCCAGCCCAGCGCACGCACGCAGGCGTGCAGCGGTTCGATCTGCGCCACCAGATCGTCCGGCATCGGCGGGCGATGCGCCTTGTATTCGGGATACCAGTCGTCGCGGAAGGTCTTGCCCTTGGCGTCGAACACCACGGCGCGATAATCCGCCTTGTAGTCGGCCTCAAGCCGACGTAGCATGTTGATGACGCCATAGATCGCGCCGGTCGCCTCGCCCGCCTTGTTGCGCAGGTCGGGCAGCGCGTGAAAGGCGCGATAAAGATATGACGATCCGTCAACGAGTAATAAGGATGGCATGGAGAAGATATGAGTGTTTACGACAAGCTGCCAAAACAGTACGACCCGTGGAAAACCGCGCCGGATATCACAGCCAGAGAGGCCTGGCGAGTGTTCGGCATTATGTCAGAATTCGTCGAGGCGACCGAACGCCTGAAGCGCGTCAGCCCGGCTGTTTCGATTTTCGGCAGCGCCCGCCTTGCGCCCGATTCGCTTTATTACCAGCTCGCGGAAAAAATCGCGCGCCTGTTGTCCGACTCGGGTTTCTCGGTCATCTCCGGCGGCGGCCCCGGCATCATGGAAGCCGCCAACAAAGGCGCGTTCGGGGGCAAGGGCGTCAGCATCGGCCTCAACATCCAGTTGCCGATGGAACAGGCGAACAACGCCTATCAGGACATCTCGCAATCGTTCAAGCACTTCTTCGCGCGCAAATACATGTTCGTGCGCATGGCGCGCGCCTATGTCGTCATGCCGGGCGGCTTCGGTACGCTCGATGAACTGCTCGAAGCTCTGACGCTGATCCAGACCAACAAGTCGCCACACATCCCGATCATCCTGGTCGGCACGGAATACTGGAGCGGCCTGCTCGACTGGTTCCGCGAGCGGCTTGTCGCCGAAAAAATGATTCACCCGGAGGACATGAAACTGATCCAGGTCATCGACGAACCGAAACTCATCGTCGATGCCATCTTCAGCCATTACGAGAAGCGCGGTTTCCCGCGTCTGCCGGAAGAACACGAATTGTTACTCAATCTGTGAGGGTAAAATGGGCTTATCTACTGCAAAGGATCATTCTATGCGCCGAGTATTGTTCCTGCTGTTCGCCCTGTTTGCGCTGTCCGCCGCGGCGCAGACACCCGCTCTGCCGCCGGGCTTGCAGCCCATTCCGGAACCTCCGCCGATACCCGCCGGCGCGTCCGACGAAGAACTGGAACCGCAGGTCACCATCATCCAGCGCGGCGAGGACAAGGTCGAGGAATACCGCCTTTCCGGCAAGCTATACATGATCAAGGTCACGCCGCCGCATGGCGTGCCCTATTATCTGGTGGACGAACACGGTGACGGCGTCATGACCCGCAAGGACACGCTCACCTCCGGCACGCGTCCGCCGATGTGGGTGATCAAGCGTTTCTGATTTCGCCTCAATGACAACCTACGACGTCCATCCCGAGCCGCATATTGTCGATTCCAGTCAGGCCACCGCATGGCTCTCCGGCGGCTGGAAGCTGTTCATGGCGGCGCCCGCCGTGTGGATCGCAATCGGCGTCGTGTTTGCCGTGATCCACGTCCTGCTTGGCCTGGTACCAGCCTTGGGCATCGTTGCCCATATGTTGCTGTTGCCAGTGCTGGCGGCAGGTCTGCTGGAAGCCAGCCGCATTGCCGAGAGCGGCGCCGTGCCACCCTTCGAGGCCCTGTTCGCGGGCTTTCGCCATTGCACCGGCAATCTGGTGATGGTTGGCCTGCTCACGCTCGGCGCCCTCGCTGCCATCGGCGCAATTGCCTTTGTCATCGTCTTTATCGGTGGCGGCACGGGCGCGTTTTCCGCGCTCATGCATATCGCCGATGCCGATGCGGCAGCTACGACCAGCGGCGCCAGCATCGGTCTGGCGCTGGGCAGTATACTGCTGGCGTTCCTGGTAACGTTGTCGCTGCTGCCGCCGCTCATCATGGCGCTATGGTTCGCTCCGGCGCTGGTGTTCTTCGACGGCATGATGCCGCTCGCCGCCATGAAAAACAGCCTCAAAGCCTGCCTGCACAACTGGCTCTCCATCACCATCTACGGCATTCTCGCCTTTGTGCTGATGTGCATTGTCGCCATCACGGTGGTGGGATTGCTGGTAGTCGTCCCGCTCGTCGCGACGTCCCTCTATCTCTCCTACCGCGATATATTTCACTGACGCTCTTGCAATGATTGTTGCACCACTGATGATGAAAATACGCAAAGGCAAATTGAACGCTCCCCACCCCCAACCCCGCCCCAAGGCGGGGCTTTCAACTTGCTCGCTGCGCTCGATTCAGACAAATCTCTTGTTCTACGTTCTTTCACGCTAAATGCAGGCGCGTCGTTTGCCAGCCCGTCAGGGCATTGTCTGGGTTGTTGCCGGTTATCGCCTGTTTCGTGCCAACCCGCCGCTGCTGACCCTGCTCGCTTTTCTCTACCTGATGGCGTTCACCGTGATGCTGCTGTTGCCGGCCGGTGTCGGCGGCGTGCTGTTTCCCGTCCTGCAACCCATGCTCGTTCTGGCTATTGCCAACGGTTGTCGCGGCATCGCCGCAACCGGCCGCCGCGGGCCGCCGCCCGACCTGTTGGCCGGCATCCGCACGCGCCGCCGCGAGTTGCTCAAACTCGGCGCGCTGCAACTCGCCGGTTCGCTGCTGGTGATGCTGCTCATGTTTGCCTTTGGCATAAAACCGGATACCGAAAAGCCCGACCAACTGTTGTCGGCGCTGGCGCTGGCGGCGGCGCTGTCGTTGCCCCTGCTGCTGGCATTCTGGTTCGCGCCGCTGCTGACCGGCTGGCATGAGCTGCCGCCGCTGAAATCGGTGTTCTTCAGCCTCGTCGCCTGCTTGCGCAACTGGCGCGCCTTTGTGGTCTATGCGTTCGCACTTGCGGCAATAACGCTGCTGGCGACCACGCTGGCCGTGTTTGCGGTACAGATATCGGAGAACTTCGGTCAGATCGTGGCGAAGGTGGTGGAGGTGCTGATGATAATTTTCTTATTGCCCATCTTCCTTGCCGGCAGCTATATCAGCTACCGCGACATTTTCACCACTGCCGTAGCGTCAACCAATGACTGAACAGCCGATCGGCATTCTCGGCGGCACTTTCGATCCCGTACATCGCGCGCACTTGCAACTCGCCGAAGACGCCTGTGCCAATCTCGGTCTCGTGCAGGTGTTATGGATTCCCGCCGGTAATCCGCCGCATCGGGATCGCCCCCAGGCTTCAGCCGAACAACGGCTGGCCATGGTGGCGCTTGCCCTCAATGGCTACCCCCAATTCACGATCGACGACAGCGAAGTCCGCTCCAGCGCGCCGAGTTACACCGTCGCCACCTTGCAGCGCCTGCGTGCCATTCACGGCGCCCGGCCGCTGGTATTGCTGCTCGGCGCCGATGCCTTTCATGGACTAAGCAAATGGCATCGTTGGCGCGAACTGTTTGCGCTGGCCCACATCGCCATCGCCACCCGGCCCGGCTATGCGCTGGATGCGCAAGCGCTGGACGGCAAGCTGCACGAGGAATACCTGCGCCGACGCAGTGGCGATTATTCGTGCCTGACTGCACAAGCCGCTGGATGCATCATCACCTTTGCCATCACCCCGCTCGACATCTCGGCTTCAGCGATTCGCGCCCGGCTCGCCGCCGGACAGGAAATCCAGGATTTGCTGCCCAAGCCCGTTCTCGACTATATTGCCAACAACCACCTTTACTCCGGCCACTGAATGGATATCCGCAAACTACAGAAACTCGCCGTAGACGCGCTCGAAGACGTCAAAGCGAAAGACATCGAAGTCATCAACACCACCAAGCTCACCTCCCTGTTCGACCGCATCATCGTCGCCAGCGGCGACTCGACGCGCCAGGTCAAGGCGCTGGCGCGCAGCGTCCATGACAAGGTCAAGGAAGCCGGCGGCGGCGTGATCGGCCTCGAAGGCGAGGACGGTGGCGAGTGGGTGCTGATCGATCTCGGCGACATCGTTGTGCATGTGATGCAGCCCGCCGTACGCGCCTATTACAACCTCGAAGAGCTCTGGGCTGGGGCCAGGCCCCAGCCCAAGGGGGAATCAAAGCGCACTTCCTCCCGGCATCCCTCGCCAAGCGAGGGACGGGCTGTGCCCGCCCCTAAAGGGAAAAGGCAGAACACCCCCTCCCAGCCTCCCCCGCCAGGCGGAGGAGGTGACTGTTTGGCGCCTTCCGGCGCAAGGGCGAAGAGAGTCCGGTCCCCTGCAAAAGCGAAGGTCGTGTGAAACTCGTGATTGCGGCTGTAGGTACCCGCATGCCAAACTGGGTGGAAGAAGGCTTCGCCGACTATTCCAAACGCATGCCGCGCGAACTGCCGCTGGAACTGGCGGCGGTCAAGGCCGAGCCGCGCAGCGAAGGCAAGACCGTCGCTGGCATGATGGCCGCCGAGGCGCAGCGTTTGCGTGGTGCGTTACCGCCGCGCTGCCGTACCATCGTCCTTGACGAGCGCGGCGCGGAACTGACCACGCAGAATCTCGCGCAACGCCTGCAACGCTGGATGAATGAAGGCGGCGACACCGCCTTCCTGATCGGCGGTCCGGACGGACTCGATCCCGCGCTCAAGCAGGAAGCCGCCGAACGGGTGCGGCTCTCCGGCCTCACCCTGCCCCACGCCATGGTGCGCGTCATGCTCGCCGAAGCGCTGTATCGCGCCAGCAGCGTGATTCGCGGCCACCCTTATCATCGCGAGTAGCCATGGCCGCCTTTGATTCGCGCATCTATCTCGCTTCACGCAGCCCGCGCCGCCGCGATTTGCTGGCGCAGATCGGCGTTCGCTTCGACCTGCTGCTGTTCCGTGCCGCGCCGCGCGCCGATGTCGAAGTGGATGAAACACCGCTGCCGCAGGAACACGTCGAAGACTATGTGGTGCGCGTGGCACGCGCCAAAGCCGAGTTTGCCGCGCGCCTGCTTCGGGTACGCCAACTGCTGCCACGCCCGGTGCTGGCGGCCGACACCACGCTTGAACTCGATGGCGAAATCATCGGCAAACCCACCGATAACGCCGATGCGCAACGCATCCTCGCCCGCCTTTCCGGACGCCGGCACCGCGTGCTCACCGCGATTGCCGTTACCGACCAGATTCGACTCGAACACCGTCTCAACATCAGCGAGGTGTCGTTCCGCAGCCTCGATGCCGACGAGATCCGGCGCTATGTGCTGAGCGGCGAAGCCAACGACAAGGCCGGCGCATATGGGATACAGGGCCGCGCCGCTGCTTTCATCGAAGAGATACGCGGTTCGCATTCCGGCATCGTCGGCCTGCCGCTGTGCGACACCGTACTGCTGCTGAAGCAATTCGGGATAGTTGTATGAGCGAAAGTTTTCTCCTCAACTTCACGCCGCAGGAAACCCGCGTCGCCCTGCTGCAAAATGGCGTGGTGCAGGAACTGCATATCGAGCGCACTTCCAGCCGCGGCCTGGTGAGCAACATCTATCTCGGCCGCGTGGTGCGCGTGCTGCCCGGCATGCAGTCGGCCTTCATCGAAATCGGCCTGGAACGCACCGCGTTTCTGCATGTCGTCGACATCTGGGAAGAACAGCGCGGCAACGGTTTCGGCAACGTCGAAGCGCGGCCTATCGAACGCATTCTCACTGAAGGCCAGTCGCTGCTGGTGCAAGTGCTCAAGGATCCGATCGGCACCAAGGGCGCGCGCCTGTCCACACAGATATCAATTGCCGGGCGGCTGCTGGTGTTCCTGCCCCAGGACAGGCACATCGGCATTTCGCAACGCATCGGCGACGAGTCGGCGCGCGAGCAACTGCGCACGCGCATCCAGTCGCTGGTAGGCGAAGAGAACGGCGGCTTCATCGTGCGTACCATTGCCGAAGCGGCCAACGATGAGGAATTGCGCGCCGATATCGCCTATCTGCGCCGCCTCTGGAATGAGTTGCGGCAGCGCGCCGCCACCGCGCCGACGCCGGCGCTGCTGCATCAGGATCTGACGCTGGGGCAGCGCGTGCTGCGCGACCTCGTCACGCATGACACCAGCGCGATCGTCGTTGATTCGCGCGAAAACTTCCAGAAACTGAGTTCCTTCGCCAGCGAGTACGTACCGCAAGTGCTACCACTGCTGGAGCACTACACGGGCGAACGGCCGCTGTTCGACCTGCACAACGTCGAGGACGAAATCGAGAGGGCGCTGGCGCGACGCGTCGATCTCAAGTCCGGCGGCTACCTGATCTTCGACCAGACCGAGGCGATGACCACGATCGACGTCAACACCGGCGGCTTTGTCGGGCTGCGCAATTTCGACGACACCATTTTCAAGACCAACCTCGAAGCGGCGCAGACCATCGCGCGCCAATTGCGCCTTCGCAACCTGGGCGGCATCATCATTGCCGATTTCATCGACATGGATTCGGAAGAGCATCGCCGCGCCGTGCTGGAGGAACTCAACCGCGCCCTCGCCCGCGACCGCACCCGCATCACCGTGAATGGGTTCACCGGTCTCGGCCTGGTCGAGATGACGCGCAAGCGCACGCGCGAGTCGCTGGCCCACATCCTCTGCGAGCTCTGTCCAACCTGCGGCGGCCGCGGCGAGATCAAGAGCGCGCGAACCATGTGCTACGAAATCCTGCGCGAGCTGTTGCGCGAAGCGCGCCAGTTCAACGCCCGAGAATTCCGCCTCGTCGCCGCGCCCAGCGTGATCGACCTGTTTCATGAAGATGAATCACAGGCGCTGGCGATGCTCTCCGACTTCATCAATCGCACCATCTCGCTACATGCCGAATCCAGCTATACCCAGGAACAGTTCGACATTGTGCTGATGTAGCGCGACAGGTTCCAAAGCAATGACAGCGATGGTAGAATCGCCGCCTGTTTTTCGGGGTTGTTAGCTCAGTTGGTAGAGCAGCGGACTCTTAATCCGTAGGTCGAGTGTTCGAGCCACTCACAACCCACCAAATAATAAGCCCAATCAGGTAGTTAGCCTGGTTGGGCTTTTTCTTTTTAATCTTTTTGTCATATCCACTCTTACCCCACTTTTCATTTGGCGAGAGCGAAAACTATGGTGGATTGTCTGCCACCGCGATGACAGCGAACGGCGGCGCGGGGTGATAGCATGATTGATTGTCCATGCTGTGCCACTAAGATCGAGGGCTATGCCTTGCCAGACCAGCTACACAAGCTCAGAGATGGCGAGGTTGTCCTCTACAAGCGGCCTGAAAGTAGTCGCTGGCAGGCCAGGTTCAAACTCCCCGATGGTGCATGGCATAACTTATCCACCAAACGCGCCAGCCTTGACGAGGCGAGGCGAATTGCAGGCGAGGCATACGATGAGGCTAGGTTCAGATTTAAAACCGGCCAGAGCCCCGTATCGCGGCGTTTCAAGGATGTTGCTAGGCTGACCATCGCAGAACTTGAAAACGCCAAGGCTGCGGGTCATGGAAAGGCGATTCACAAGGACTACAAGCAGGCGTTAGAGAAATATTTCATTCCATACTTTGGCAGCAAGCACATTGATCTAATCAACGACGCAGACATGATGCAGTTTGAGGCATGGCGAGCACAGCAGATGAAACGATCGCCAGCGGCCAGCACACTGCTCAATCACAATGCAGCATTGCGGAGAGTATTTGAAACAGCAATTGCCAATGGCTGGATATTGCACGCCAAGGTTCCTGCCATGCGGGCTGTTGGCAGAAAGAGTGAACGCCGTCCAAGTTTCAGCTACGACGAATGGCGGAAGATTGGTAACACCCTATGGCGCTGGGTGGATAAAGCGACAAGTGAAAGAAGCAAGCAAATCCGCGAATTGCTTTGGGATTATGTGATGATCCTTGCCAATACTGGCATGCGAACAGGTACAGAAGCATACAACCTGAAATGGAAGCACATCAGTTGGGCAAAGGACAGGAACGGCGACCCTTATCTGAGTGTTGCAGTGGATGGTAAAACAGGCAAGCGTGAATTTGTCGCCCGTCATCGATGCGAGACTTTCTTCAAGCGCAATCAGAGCCGCTTTCCAGAATTGGCAAAGATGAGTTTTGATGAACTGTTGAAGGCAAAGCTTGATGTGTATGTGTTCAGGATGCGCAACGGCAAACGGTCAGAGAATCTCTACAAGGTCTTCAATGACTATCTGGTGGAGCATGGGTTATTGAAGGATAAGCAAGGCGACAGTCGCTCGCTATACAGCCTCCGCCATATGTACGCCACCACCAGGATAGTGATTGACAAATTAGACATTCACACACTGGCAGTGCAAATGGGAACCTCGGTTGCCATGATTGAAAAACATTACAGTCATCTAACCGCCGCCATGGCCGCTGACGTGTTGGCTGGTCGCCGCCATGATCCAGAAAAAGCGGCGGAGGGTCGCAAGGCCAAGGCAGCGGCAAACAAGCCTCCAGCCTAGCTATCGGTCAGTGATTCTCGCTAACCTTCACCTTGCCCTTGCGGGTGTGTTGTGCGGGTATCATGTAAAGCATCTCGCCCAACTTCTGCACGATCTCCCGCGTGCGCTTGTGCTTGTGTGACATGTTGGTAAGTGAAGTAAGCCAATCCACCGCAACGGCAGTATCGCGGAAAGCAAGCAGGTAGTTTTTATCGTCCTCTTGGTGGAGCACGATGGAGTTGTCCGGGTGTTGTGGGCTGCTTGTGAAATGCATGTTTTTCTCCTTACTATTGTGGTTGTGGATCGTCTGCGGAGTTGCTGGACTACTTTCCATTAGAGGCATGTTCTGGCTTTCGCACGCGCAGGAAATGCTGGACTGCCTGCCGATAAATCTCTGAATGCGAGATGCCAAACTTTTTGGCGATTTCTGTCATGTTGGTATGCCAGTTCCAAGGCATTCTGATGCTGGTGCAGTGATCATGGACAAGTTGTCTAGGCATGGCTTTCTCCTGTTGGTTGATGATGCTGATCTTGAACGGGCTCTGAATCCGATCGTGACGCAGCGGCCTTTGAATCGGTTGCCACTGCATCTTTATTTAGTTGATAGTCTGCGTACTTGGTAATGATGTTGAGCCAGTTCTGGGCATATTTCTTGAATGACATAAGCTTGCTGTCAAGCAGATTTTTCATGTTGTGATCTGTCGCGTCTGCCTGTACGACATTCTTTTTCATCAGGGACAGTCGCTCCTGTTCAGGTAGCTGGATGAATTTGATTAGTGTCAGCATGTTTTTCCTCTGTTGTTGGTTGTGATTGATATTGCATTTGACAAAATAAATCCTGCGCCCTTTCGTCGCATGCCTTTCACTGATTCTTCATAACAAAAGGTGCCGCCGATCCACTGCCAGAAGGGCAATTTCTCTTAACTTGCAAGCGTCACAAATCAGGCCAAATCAAGCGTGGATTCGCCATGCCAGCGCGACAGGAATCGCGATTGCTTAGTGACATACCAAACTCGATCTCTTAGAACGTCGATTGCTTCAACGTGGGCAAAGCCCTCATGATCGTCAATCTTCATGAGCTTTGCCCACTTGCGGCTCATGAACTTCTGCACATCGTCTGCTGTTCTGTTTGTAGTCCCATCATGTGCCCCAACCACATGGACATGAAGGCGCCCATTGTCCTGGCCGATCTCATAGGCTAGAACGCATTTAATCAGGCTCTCGTCACGGCTGCGGCGAAAGCCATTGCCATAGCAATACTCTTTCAAAAAACCGCAGAGCTTGGTGATCTTGGGCTGTAGCTTGAACATTTCATGCTCAAACCGAGAATCACTTGCGTCATTCAGCGTGACAAGAGAATTCAGGCTGATGAAATAGCCTTGATCATTTGGCGACAGCCAGCGAACTAGCTCGTTTGTCAGTCTGTTTCTGTCAGGTATGTAGTTGAACGCCCTCATGGTGGCTTTGCCCTTCCAAATATATTTAGTATTTATGTCCATGGCAGGCTAGAAATTTCTCAGCAGGTGAAATAGACAGGAACTTTTCATGCAAAATAATGCATGAATTTTTGTTGTCTATTTCCCCATGAACAAGAGCAAGCGACTGCGAAGGCTACAAACCCTGATCGGGTGGCTTGAAACAGGGAAGGACGTGGCGCGGCGTGACTTGCAGCTAGTCCTTACTGCTGACGAGTGGGACAGGTATGAGGCTGAGGTAGAGCAGCGTCGGGACTTGAAAGCCCAGCTTGTTGAGGTTCCAGCCACGCTCAGGCCATACATTGCCCGCCTGAAACGGGCAGATTTCCTCTACGTGCGCGCTGAGAGCATGGTTGTTGATGGCGATCCGCGAGTCAGGCAGGGGCTATATCATCAGTCAGAAAGTGCATATGAAGCTGCGCTTGTAGTACTGACTGAGGCTTTGGGCAATCAACCTGACTTGGTGATGTGGTTGGATCGGGAATTCAGTCTTTCGCCCGAAAAGGCTCCCACACCCGATCCTTTGGCGGTACCCAGGCTCAAGATGTCAAAGTCGGGGAATAGGGACCCGGACGGTGGCGTTGAGTGGCTGACTGGAGTTCGGCGATCACTAAAGCTCGCGGCCCTCAAATCAAGTTTTGAAAATGTTCAGGTTGCTGATGGACGGGTCGGGGGGCAAATACGTTCTATAGCCAAGAATTCACCAAACAAGTCTGCGATCCAGAAGAAGATTGATGTGACAAGCTGGAAAGTGTGAGGAGGAGCGGTAGCGAACAGCCTTACATTGTAGACATGCGCCAAGTGGCTCAAGCCAAGTAGGAACACGGTATTGAGCATTACCCAAGTTGAACATCAATTCTATGCAGTATCCTTGTCGGTGCCCAGTAGATGTACCCATGGCGGATATAAAGGGAGTCCATGCCAGTTAGTTACTATATTCTCGTGGCAAATGATGCCGAAGATATCCAAGGCAAGTTGGTTCCTGCGTTAGACGTGGTTCAAGCGCGCTTAGCGAGCAATCATTGGGATCTATATCAAGGGACGCGCAATCGCGCTGCAA comes from the Georgfuchsia toluolica genome and includes:
- the rlmH gene encoding 23S rRNA (pseudouridine(1915)-N(3))-methyltransferase RlmH, with amino-acid sequence MKLVIAAVGTRMPNWVEEGFADYSKRMPRELPLELAAVKAEPRSEGKTVAGMMAAEAQRLRGALPPRCRTIVLDERGAELTTQNLAQRLQRWMNEGGDTAFLIGGPDGLDPALKQEAAERVRLSGLTLPHAMVRVMLAEALYRASSVIRGHPYHRE
- a CDS encoding tyrosine-type recombinase/integrase; translation: MIDCPCCATKIEGYALPDQLHKLRDGEVVLYKRPESSRWQARFKLPDGAWHNLSTKRASLDEARRIAGEAYDEARFRFKTGQSPVSRRFKDVARLTIAELENAKAAGHGKAIHKDYKQALEKYFIPYFGSKHIDLINDADMMQFEAWRAQQMKRSPAASTLLNHNAALRRVFETAIANGWILHAKVPAMRAVGRKSERRPSFSYDEWRKIGNTLWRWVDKATSERSKQIRELLWDYVMILANTGMRTGTEAYNLKWKHISWAKDRNGDPYLSVAVDGKTGKREFVARHRCETFFKRNQSRFPELAKMSFDELLKAKLDVYVFRMRNGKRSENLYKVFNDYLVEHGLLKDKQGDSRSLYSLRHMYATTRIVIDKLDIHTLAVQMGTSVAMIEKHYSHLTAAMAADVLAGRRHDPEKAAEGRKAKAAANKPPA
- the rsfS gene encoding ribosome silencing factor, which gives rise to MDIRKLQKLAVDALEDVKAKDIEVINTTKLTSLFDRIIVASGDSTRQVKALARSVHDKVKEAGGGVIGLEGEDGGEWVLIDLGDIVVHVMQPAVRAYYNLEELWAGARPQPKGESKRTSSRHPSPSEGRAVPAPKGKRQNTPSQPPPPGGGGDCLAPSGARAKRVRSPAKAKVV
- a CDS encoding BPSS1780 family membrane protein, translated to MTTYDVHPEPHIVDSSQATAWLSGGWKLFMAAPAVWIAIGVVFAVIHVLLGLVPALGIVAHMLLLPVLAAGLLEASRIAESGAVPPFEALFAGFRHCTGNLVMVGLLTLGALAAIGAIAFVIVFIGGGTGAFSALMHIADADAAATTSGASIGLALGSILLAFLVTLSLLPPLIMALWFAPALVFFDGMMPLAAMKNSLKACLHNWLSITIYGILAFVLMCIVAITVVGLLVVVPLVATSLYLSYRDIFH
- a CDS encoding Maf family protein, which gives rise to MAAFDSRIYLASRSPRRRDLLAQIGVRFDLLLFRAAPRADVEVDETPLPQEHVEDYVVRVARAKAEFAARLLRVRQLLPRPVLAADTTLELDGEIIGKPTDNADAQRILARLSGRRHRVLTAIAVTDQIRLEHRLNISEVSFRSLDADEIRRYVLSGEANDKAGAYGIQGRAAAFIEEIRGSHSGIVGLPLCDTVLLLKQFGIVV
- a CDS encoding BPSS1780 family membrane protein, with the translated sequence MPARQGIVWVVAGYRLFRANPPLLTLLAFLYLMAFTVMLLLPAGVGGVLFPVLQPMLVLAIANGCRGIAATGRRGPPPDLLAGIRTRRRELLKLGALQLAGSLLVMLLMFAFGIKPDTEKPDQLLSALALAAALSLPLLLAFWFAPLLTGWHELPPLKSVFFSLVACLRNWRAFVVYAFALAAITLLATTLAVFAVQISENFGQIVAKVVEVLMIIFLLPIFLAGSYISYRDIFTTAVASTND
- a CDS encoding TIGR00730 family Rossman fold protein, whose product is MSVYDKLPKQYDPWKTAPDITAREAWRVFGIMSEFVEATERLKRVSPAVSIFGSARLAPDSLYYQLAEKIARLLSDSGFSVISGGGPGIMEAANKGAFGGKGVSIGLNIQLPMEQANNAYQDISQSFKHFFARKYMFVRMARAYVVMPGGFGTLDELLEALTLIQTNKSPHIPIILVGTEYWSGLLDWFRERLVAEKMIHPEDMKLIQVIDEPKLIVDAIFSHYEKRGFPRLPEEHELLLNL
- a CDS encoding DUF2782 domain-containing protein, whose protein sequence is MRRVLFLLFALFALSAAAQTPALPPGLQPIPEPPPIPAGASDEELEPQVTIIQRGEDKVEEYRLSGKLYMIKVTPPHGVPYYLVDEHGDGVMTRKDTLTSGTRPPMWVIKRF
- the rng gene encoding ribonuclease G — its product is MSESFLLNFTPQETRVALLQNGVVQELHIERTSSRGLVSNIYLGRVVRVLPGMQSAFIEIGLERTAFLHVVDIWEEQRGNGFGNVEARPIERILTEGQSLLVQVLKDPIGTKGARLSTQISIAGRLLVFLPQDRHIGISQRIGDESAREQLRTRIQSLVGEENGGFIVRTIAEAANDEELRADIAYLRRLWNELRQRAATAPTPALLHQDLTLGQRVLRDLVTHDTSAIVVDSRENFQKLSSFASEYVPQVLPLLEHYTGERPLFDLHNVEDEIERALARRVDLKSGGYLIFDQTEAMTTIDVNTGGFVGLRNFDDTIFKTNLEAAQTIARQLRLRNLGGIIIADFIDMDSEEHRRAVLEELNRALARDRTRITVNGFTGLGLVEMTRKRTRESLAHILCELCPTCGGRGEIKSARTMCYEILRELLREARQFNAREFRLVAAPSVIDLFHEDESQALAMLSDFINRTISLHAESSYTQEQFDIVLM
- the nadD gene encoding nicotinate-nucleotide adenylyltransferase, with the translated sequence MTEQPIGILGGTFDPVHRAHLQLAEDACANLGLVQVLWIPAGNPPHRDRPQASAEQRLAMVALALNGYPQFTIDDSEVRSSAPSYTVATLQRLRAIHGARPLVLLLGADAFHGLSKWHRWRELFALAHIAIATRPGYALDAQALDGKLHEEYLRRRSGDYSCLTAQAAGCIITFAITPLDISASAIRARLAAGQEIQDLLPKPVLDYIANNHLYSGH